In Tachysurus fulvidraco isolate hzauxx_2018 chromosome 3, HZAU_PFXX_2.0, whole genome shotgun sequence, a single window of DNA contains:
- the cep76 gene encoding centrosomal protein of 76 kDa, with product MSLTPEKASELKQIIQDQLIKMDIHRKIRDVVAEAVRCEGDRGEEQPLSEEDLLRALQRRGIVEDAMKQLSFTNTARSETEAEDLDKSPARVTVKGITQLKTANISPLRRYLYLQVLGGKAFLEHLQEPEPLPGQVCSTFTLHLHFRNQRFHSKPVPCACEPDLQEGFLLEVHRDGPGDASKMANATTMLSICDPVHMVLIRTDTAGDTTLVSSYFLDWRSVLCAPNGKTSVSVELLGVGSECKVPVGVLNLKLELYPPLSETLSPEVISTQRSLERQKSAEKERLFLVYAKQWWREFLEIRPSHQSKLVKIFAQDENGVNRSVCSYVCVLRAGRLLESPRQAARFVSLLAQERVPVLGGGTRPEQWCTMMAFLCRNKGDSEDHATLLCSLLLGFGLNAYVCVGTKAKNNPHTWVMTCGTDGTVTFWESQTAHRYLHQPVDPEAPPLVLQPKPSYPYRTIGCVFNHKSFLANCQPSDSVELCVFDFLDASRWKAMSEEAICSVCSQSPPTPPLCPPSVQANDASNQLELELRYLITEHRKDIGMATVWDDHLSYLLSSALAAYELERCTGMSCGNEEFQDAVRRAVPDGHTFKGFPIQFLHRNARRAFATSLRSLFCEEVVSCRGDHVRLAVRVRVFPYLESACAVWIMFACKYRSVL from the exons ATGTCTCTGACCCCGGAGAAAGCTTCTGAACTAAAACAGATCATTCAGGATCAGCTGATTAAG ATGGACATCCACAGGAAGATCCGTGATGTGGTTGCTGAGGCAGTGCGGTGTGAAGGGGACCGGGGAGAGGAGCAGCCTCTGTCTGAAGAGGACCTGCTAAGGGCACTGCAGCGCAGGGGCATTGTGGAGGACGCCATGAAGCAGCTTAGTTTCACTAATACA gcACGTTCAGAAACAGAGGCAGAGGATCTGGACAAGTCTCCAGCTCGTGTAACTGTGAAGGGCATTACCCAACTTAAAACAG CCAATATAAGTCCACTGAGGAGATACTTGTACCTGCAGGTTCTGGGGGGTAAGGCCTTCCTTGAGCACCTGCAGGAGCCAGAGCCTTTACCTGGTCAGGTGTGTTCTACCTTCACACTCCACCTTCACTTCCGCAACCAACGCTTTCACTCCAAACCTGTGCCCTGTGCTTGTGAACCAGACTTACAAGAGGGCTTTCTTTTAGAAGTACACAGAGATGGTCCAG GTGATGCCAGTAAAATGGCTAATGCCACCACCATGTTGTCCATTTGTGACCCTGTACACATGGTGTTGATTCGGACAGACACAGCAGGAGACACGACACTCGTCTCTTCATATTTCTTGGACTGGCGATCTGTCCTCTGTGCTCCCAATGGAAAGACATCAGTGTCTGTGGAGCTGCTTGGTGTAG GCAGTGAGTGTAAAGTGCCTGTTGGTGTACTTAATCTCAAGCTGGAATTGTATCCTCCCCTAAGTGAGACTCTGAGCCCTGAAGTCATAAGCACACAG cgATCACTGGAGCGGCAAAAGAGTGCAGAGAAAGAGCGTTTATTTCTGGTCTATGCTAAGCAGTGGTGGAGGGAGTTCTTAGAAATACGACCGTCTCACCAATCCAAGCTGGTTAAGATCTTTGCTCAA GATGAGAATGGGGTGAACAGATCCGTGTGTTCATACGTCTGTGTCTTGCGTGCTGGCCGGCTGTTGGAAAGTCCACGGCAGGCGGCTCGCTTTGTGAGTCTGCTGGCTCAGGAGAGGGTGCCGGTGCTGGGGGGAGGAACACGTCCTGAGCAGTGGTGCACTATGATGGCATTCCTCTGTAGGAACAAG GGTGATAGTGAGGACCATGCCACACTGCTATGTAGCCTGCTGCTGGGCTTTGGCCTGAATGCTTATGTCTGTGTAGGCACCAAAGCGAAAAACAACCCCCACACCTGGGTGATGACCTGTGGTACTGATGGCACTGTCACTTTCTGGGAGAGTCAGACAGCACACAG GTACCTACATCAGCCAGTAGACCCTGAGGCTCCCCCACTAGTTCTTCAGCCCAAACCCAGCTACCCTTACCGCACGATTGGTTGTGTTTTCAACCACAAGTCTTTCTTGGCGAATTGCCAGCCTTCAGACTCCGTGGAGTTATGTGTGTTTGACTTTCTGGATGCTTCACGCTGGAAGGCTATGAGTGAAGAGGCTATTTGTTCAGTTTGTTCTCAGAGTCCTCCTACTCCTCCTCTGTGTCCTCCATCAGTGCAGGCCAATGATGCCAGCAACCAACTAGAGCTTGAGCTGCGCTACTTGATTACTGAGCACAGGAAG GATATTGGTATGGCTACAGTGTGGGATGATCACCTGTCCTACCTGCTCTCATCTGCTCTGGCAGCCTATGAGCTGGAGCGCTGTACAGGCATGTCATGTGGAAATGAAGAGTTTCAGGATGCTGTTCGAAGAGCTGTACCCGATGGACACACATTTAAAGGCTTTCCTATTCAGTTTTTGCACCGTAATGCACGCAGAGCTTTTGCTACCAgcctcag GTCACTGTTCTGTGAGGAGGTTGTGTCTTGTCGGGGAGATCATGTTCGTCTGGCAGTGCGGGTTCGTGTGTTTCCCTATCTCGAGTCAGCCTGTGCTGTCTGGATCATGTTTGCCTGCAAATACAGATCAGTGCTGTGA
- the ptpn2a gene encoding tyrosine-protein phosphatase non-receptor type 2a isoform X3, whose amino-acid sequence MKSVTSLKNVLTKWQNSQKIGTGTDTETSAHGPLTNTRGHFWLMIWEKQSKAVIMLNRVIEKGSEKCAQYWPSGEEKQMYFSAEGFVVTLVSEDVEPYYTTRVLELQNIKTGEKRDIYHFHFTTWPDFGVPESPASFLNFLFKVRESGSLEPENGPVVVHCSAGIGRSGTFCLVDTCLVLMDKRKDASSVDVQKVLLGMREYRMGLIQTPNQLRFSYMAIMEGAKYVLEDSILKQQWQNMSKDDMEQQAELDPSLQDTARQPDELTGLISKLIGEKDQIVSVTEAQQTDLKPESLRKRHREERIASTAQKVQQMKQKLSEAEKKRENWHYWRPILYNVGAGAALALGLFMWWAFLSQ is encoded by the exons AT GAAATCCGTAACCAGTCTCAAGAATGTTCTTACAAAGTGGCAAAATTCCCAGAAAATCGGAACAGGAACAGATACAGAGACGTCAGCCCAT GGACCATTAACTAATACTCGTGGTCACTTTTGGTTAATGATCTGGGAGAAGCAGTCCAAGGCAGTCATCATGCTCAATAGAGTCATAGAGAAAGGCTCA GAGAAGTGTGCTCAGTACTGGCCCTCGGGTGAAGAGAAACAAATGTATTTCAGTGCTGAGGGGTTTGTGGTGACTTTAGTGTCTGAAGACGTTGAACCCTATTACACAACAAGAGTGCTCGAGCTTCAAAACATCAAA acaggagagaaaagagacatCTACCACTTTCATTTCACCACTTGGCCTGACTTTGGTGTGCCAGAGTCCCCTGCATCTTTCCTCAACTTTTTGTTCAAGGTTCGTGAGTCTGGATCACTGGAGCCTGAGAATGGGCCGGTTGTGGTCCACTGCAGTGCTGGGATTGGCCGATCAGGGACATTCTGCTTGGTTGACACCTGCTTGGTCCTG atggatAAGAGAAAAGATGCTTCATCTGTAGATGTACAGAAAGTCTTGTTGGGCATGAGAGAGTATCGCATGGGCCTCATTCAAACCCCAAACCAGCTTCGCTTCTCTTACATGGCCATAATGGAGGGAGCCAAGTATGTCTTGGAGGACTCTATTTTAAAG CAGCAATGGCAAAATATGTCTAAAGATGACATGGAGCAACAGGCTGAGCTGGATCCATCTCTGCAGGACACTGCAAGACAGCCAGATGAACTGACCGGACTGATTTCAAAGCTAATAGGAGAAAAAGATCAAATCGTGTCAGTGACAGAAGCACAGCAAACAGATTTAAAACCAGAAAG CTTGCGAAAGCGACATCGTGAGGAGCGGATAGCCAGCACAGCTCAGAAGGTCCAGCAGATGAAACAAAAACTGAGTGAagcagagaagaagagagagaattgGCATTACTGGAGGCCCATTCTCTATAATGTAGGAGCTGGAGCAGCTCTGGCACTGGGACTATTCATGTGGTGGGCTTTTCTCTCTCAGTGA
- the ptpn2a gene encoding tyrosine-protein phosphatase non-receptor type 2a isoform X1 yields the protein MEPEEFEDIDSPGQWQNLYNEIRNQSQECSYKVAKFPENRNRNRYRDVSPYDHSRVRLENLENDYINASLITMEEAQRNYILTQGPLTNTRGHFWLMIWEKQSKAVIMLNRVIEKGSEKCAQYWPSGEEKQMYFSAEGFVVTLVSEDVEPYYTTRVLELQNIKTGEKRDIYHFHFTTWPDFGVPESPASFLNFLFKVRESGSLEPENGPVVVHCSAGIGRSGTFCLVDTCLVLMDKRKDASSVDVQKVLLGMREYRMGLIQTPNQLRFSYMAIMEGAKYVLEDSILKQQWQNMSKDDMEQQAELDPSLQDTARQPDELTGLISKLIGEKDQIVSVTEAQQTDLKPESLRKRHREERIASTAQKVQQMKQKLSEAEKKRENWHYWRPILYNVGAGAALALGLFMWWAFLSQ from the exons ATGGAGCCGGAGGAGTTCGAGGACATAGATTCACCGGGACAGTGGCAAAATCTTTATAAT GAAATCCGTAACCAGTCTCAAGAATGTTCTTACAAAGTGGCAAAATTCCCAGAAAATCGGAACAGGAACAGATACAGAGACGTCAGCCCAT ATGATCACAGTCGGGTGAGATTAGAAAATTTAGAAAATGACTACATAAATGCAAGCTTGATAACCATGGAGGAAGCTCAGAGAAACTACATACTGACTCAG GGACCATTAACTAATACTCGTGGTCACTTTTGGTTAATGATCTGGGAGAAGCAGTCCAAGGCAGTCATCATGCTCAATAGAGTCATAGAGAAAGGCTCA GAGAAGTGTGCTCAGTACTGGCCCTCGGGTGAAGAGAAACAAATGTATTTCAGTGCTGAGGGGTTTGTGGTGACTTTAGTGTCTGAAGACGTTGAACCCTATTACACAACAAGAGTGCTCGAGCTTCAAAACATCAAA acaggagagaaaagagacatCTACCACTTTCATTTCACCACTTGGCCTGACTTTGGTGTGCCAGAGTCCCCTGCATCTTTCCTCAACTTTTTGTTCAAGGTTCGTGAGTCTGGATCACTGGAGCCTGAGAATGGGCCGGTTGTGGTCCACTGCAGTGCTGGGATTGGCCGATCAGGGACATTCTGCTTGGTTGACACCTGCTTGGTCCTG atggatAAGAGAAAAGATGCTTCATCTGTAGATGTACAGAAAGTCTTGTTGGGCATGAGAGAGTATCGCATGGGCCTCATTCAAACCCCAAACCAGCTTCGCTTCTCTTACATGGCCATAATGGAGGGAGCCAAGTATGTCTTGGAGGACTCTATTTTAAAG CAGCAATGGCAAAATATGTCTAAAGATGACATGGAGCAACAGGCTGAGCTGGATCCATCTCTGCAGGACACTGCAAGACAGCCAGATGAACTGACCGGACTGATTTCAAAGCTAATAGGAGAAAAAGATCAAATCGTGTCAGTGACAGAAGCACAGCAAACAGATTTAAAACCAGAAAG CTTGCGAAAGCGACATCGTGAGGAGCGGATAGCCAGCACAGCTCAGAAGGTCCAGCAGATGAAACAAAAACTGAGTGAagcagagaagaagagagagaattgGCATTACTGGAGGCCCATTCTCTATAATGTAGGAGCTGGAGCAGCTCTGGCACTGGGACTATTCATGTGGTGGGCTTTTCTCTCTCAGTGA
- the ptpn2a gene encoding tyrosine-protein phosphatase non-receptor type 2a isoform X2, which yields MEPEEFEDIDSPGQWQNLYNEIRNQSQECSYKVAKFPENRNRNRYRDVSPYDHSRVRLENLENDYINASLITMEEAQRNYILTQGPLTNTRGHFWLMIWEKQSKAVIMLNRVIEKGSEKCAQYWPSGEEKQMYFSAEGFVVTLVSEDVEPYYTTRVLELQNIKTGEKRDIYHFHFTTWPDFGVPESPASFLNFLFKVRESGSLEPENGPVVVHCSAGIGRSGTFCLVDTCLVLMDKRKDASSVDVQKVLLGMREYRMGLIQTPNQLRFSYMAIMEGAKYVLEDSILKQWQNMSKDDMEQQAELDPSLQDTARQPDELTGLISKLIGEKDQIVSVTEAQQTDLKPESLRKRHREERIASTAQKVQQMKQKLSEAEKKRENWHYWRPILYNVGAGAALALGLFMWWAFLSQ from the exons ATGGAGCCGGAGGAGTTCGAGGACATAGATTCACCGGGACAGTGGCAAAATCTTTATAAT GAAATCCGTAACCAGTCTCAAGAATGTTCTTACAAAGTGGCAAAATTCCCAGAAAATCGGAACAGGAACAGATACAGAGACGTCAGCCCAT ATGATCACAGTCGGGTGAGATTAGAAAATTTAGAAAATGACTACATAAATGCAAGCTTGATAACCATGGAGGAAGCTCAGAGAAACTACATACTGACTCAG GGACCATTAACTAATACTCGTGGTCACTTTTGGTTAATGATCTGGGAGAAGCAGTCCAAGGCAGTCATCATGCTCAATAGAGTCATAGAGAAAGGCTCA GAGAAGTGTGCTCAGTACTGGCCCTCGGGTGAAGAGAAACAAATGTATTTCAGTGCTGAGGGGTTTGTGGTGACTTTAGTGTCTGAAGACGTTGAACCCTATTACACAACAAGAGTGCTCGAGCTTCAAAACATCAAA acaggagagaaaagagacatCTACCACTTTCATTTCACCACTTGGCCTGACTTTGGTGTGCCAGAGTCCCCTGCATCTTTCCTCAACTTTTTGTTCAAGGTTCGTGAGTCTGGATCACTGGAGCCTGAGAATGGGCCGGTTGTGGTCCACTGCAGTGCTGGGATTGGCCGATCAGGGACATTCTGCTTGGTTGACACCTGCTTGGTCCTG atggatAAGAGAAAAGATGCTTCATCTGTAGATGTACAGAAAGTCTTGTTGGGCATGAGAGAGTATCGCATGGGCCTCATTCAAACCCCAAACCAGCTTCGCTTCTCTTACATGGCCATAATGGAGGGAGCCAAGTATGTCTTGGAGGACTCTATTTTAAAG CAATGGCAAAATATGTCTAAAGATGACATGGAGCAACAGGCTGAGCTGGATCCATCTCTGCAGGACACTGCAAGACAGCCAGATGAACTGACCGGACTGATTTCAAAGCTAATAGGAGAAAAAGATCAAATCGTGTCAGTGACAGAAGCACAGCAAACAGATTTAAAACCAGAAAG CTTGCGAAAGCGACATCGTGAGGAGCGGATAGCCAGCACAGCTCAGAAGGTCCAGCAGATGAAACAAAAACTGAGTGAagcagagaagaagagagagaattgGCATTACTGGAGGCCCATTCTCTATAATGTAGGAGCTGGAGCAGCTCTGGCACTGGGACTATTCATGTGGTGGGCTTTTCTCTCTCAGTGA
- the LOC113644515 gene encoding sperm acrosome membrane-associated protein 4-like, with protein sequence MSGVLLSLCVVLMISVSCSGQTLECFHCDLGFWDMCHTTKVNCSIGEQCFNGTGVAASVLNIKMMGCLARDDCNKTTVVTFPANKTVYKMTKYCCEEDLCNGGTEVLIASYTLTTLAITLIMGLTS encoded by the exons ATGTCTGGAGTGCTTTTGAGTCTCTGTGTGGTGTTGATGATTAGTGTTTCATGCTCAG GACAAACACTTGAATGCTTTCACTGTGATCTTGGATTCTGGGACATGTGCCACACAACCAAAGTGAACTGCAGTATTGGGGAACAGTGTTTTAATGGCACTGGTGTAGCAG CCTCTGTTCTGAACATCAAGATGATGGGTTGCCTTGCCAGAGATGACTGCAACAAAACTACCGTTGTGACTTTTCCTGCAAATAAGACCGTCTACAAAATGACAAAGTATTGCTGCGAGGAAGACCTCTGTAATGGTGGCACTGAAGTCCTGATTGCATCCTATACACTGACTACACTAGCTATTACTCTGATAATGGGTCTAACTtcttaa